In Capillimicrobium parvum, a genomic segment contains:
- a CDS encoding glycosyltransferase family 61 protein, with protein sequence MIDAYDDYLQVGSVAEVTGPGNRWFEADPEPSLAPPAGRVLGGESRLELRTDRAATRLRLVKVRNALVLPGRLIVNTANDRLLYDALREPVRSGDQLDARTRERLHPLALDRQLDSDRLVRLPGQTFCLAVRTTRQPFLLLEGLSQLWPAAELDMSQMHVAVNPMPGLDDLLAPFGIAPERIVELTSAPVLCEELLLATPAVVLPRRLSPRFWDVMGRLRDAYPPPPDAPRRVYLSRAAAEERVLLNEPEVEELFRGHDFDVVADRELHGAELVRRVGAAEWIAAPVGAGVGTAFAPLGVRRIVLAPDLYDTPLETLLGVEHGPLHLYGRSLATVPKAAAVEDWSIDPEIVGGALEDLFGGERRGAAVVPAEDDRGGSRRWRGRALERLRRGREARAAASPIEVEVAVPTDVPPEALFALLDDLRAFTRAEPRLQETAWEPDAGVQPGARAHLETSVAWVLGLAPLIGRPEATVVVEEVERPSRLCLGVEAPVAHAGVQIDVTAAGSGHVVRARASVQLAGIAAVAPLDRGVRRAARRYAAPSLNRVVHSFIAQARERVQAA encoded by the coding sequence ATGATCGACGCCTACGACGACTATCTGCAGGTCGGCTCCGTCGCCGAGGTGACCGGCCCCGGGAACCGCTGGTTCGAGGCCGATCCGGAGCCGTCGCTCGCCCCGCCCGCGGGCCGCGTTCTGGGCGGCGAGTCGCGGCTCGAGCTGCGCACCGACCGGGCGGCGACGCGCCTGCGGCTCGTCAAGGTGCGCAACGCGCTCGTGCTGCCCGGGCGCCTGATCGTCAACACCGCCAACGACCGGCTGCTCTACGACGCGCTGCGCGAGCCGGTGCGCTCCGGGGACCAGCTCGACGCCCGCACGCGCGAGCGGCTGCACCCCCTCGCGCTCGACCGCCAGCTCGACAGCGACCGGCTCGTGCGCCTCCCCGGGCAGACGTTCTGCCTCGCCGTGCGCACGACGCGCCAGCCCTTCCTGCTGCTGGAGGGGCTGAGCCAGCTGTGGCCGGCGGCCGAGCTCGACATGTCGCAGATGCACGTCGCGGTCAACCCGATGCCGGGCCTCGACGACCTGCTCGCGCCGTTCGGCATCGCCCCCGAGCGGATCGTCGAGCTGACGAGCGCGCCGGTGCTGTGCGAGGAGCTGCTGCTCGCCACGCCCGCGGTCGTGCTGCCGCGACGGCTGTCGCCGCGCTTCTGGGACGTCATGGGGCGCCTGCGCGACGCCTATCCGCCGCCACCGGACGCCCCCCGGCGCGTCTACCTGTCGCGCGCGGCGGCCGAGGAGCGCGTGCTGCTCAACGAGCCCGAGGTCGAGGAGCTCTTCCGCGGTCACGACTTCGACGTCGTCGCCGACCGCGAGCTGCACGGCGCGGAGCTGGTGCGGCGCGTCGGCGCGGCCGAGTGGATCGCCGCGCCGGTCGGCGCGGGCGTGGGCACCGCGTTCGCCCCGCTCGGCGTGCGACGGATCGTCCTCGCGCCCGACCTGTACGACACGCCGCTCGAGACGCTGCTCGGCGTCGAGCACGGGCCGCTGCACCTGTACGGACGCTCGCTGGCGACGGTGCCGAAGGCGGCCGCCGTCGAGGACTGGAGCATCGACCCGGAGATCGTCGGCGGGGCGCTCGAGGATCTGTTCGGCGGCGAGCGGCGGGGCGCGGCGGTCGTCCCCGCCGAGGACGACCGCGGCGGATCGCGCCGCTGGCGCGGCCGCGCGCTGGAGCGCCTGCGCCGCGGGCGCGAGGCGCGGGCGGCGGCCTCGCCGATCGAGGTCGAGGTCGCGGTGCCGACGGACGTCCCGCCGGAGGCGCTGTTCGCCCTGCTCGACGACCTGCGGGCGTTCACGCGCGCGGAGCCGCGGCTGCAGGAGACGGCCTGGGAGCCCGACGCCGGCGTTCAGCCGGGCGCGCGGGCCCATCTCGAGACGAGCGTCGCCTGGGTCCTCGGGCTCGCCCCGTTGATCGGGCGTCCCGAGGCGACGGTCGTCGTGGAGGAGGTCGAGCGGCCCTCGCGGCTGTGCCTGGGCGTGGAGGCGCCGGTCGCGCACGCGGGCGTGCAGATCGATGTGACGGCGGCTGGGTCCGGCCACGTCGTGCGCGCCAGGGCGTCGGTGCAGCTGGCCGGCATCGCCGCCGTCGCGCCGCTGGACCGCGGGGTGCGCCGCGCCGCCCGCCGCTACGCCGCGCCGAGCCTGAACCGCGTCGTGCACAGCTTCATCGCGCAGGCGCGCGAGCGCGTGCAGGCCGCGTGA
- a CDS encoding glutathione S-transferase N-terminal domain-containing protein, producing MPDTPTLFVCHGDEAGPRFHPCRRVQEALRGKSIAYEKVIAAAGHPIPFLRKGSREELRAATGDTKLPALKLADGTVLTHSKAILDWVGRQP from the coding sequence ATGCCCGACACCCCCACGCTGTTCGTCTGCCACGGCGACGAGGCCGGTCCTCGCTTTCATCCGTGCCGCCGCGTCCAGGAGGCGCTGCGCGGCAAGAGCATCGCCTACGAGAAGGTGATCGCCGCCGCCGGCCACCCGATCCCGTTCCTGCGCAAGGGGTCCCGCGAGGAGCTGCGTGCGGCGACCGGCGACACGAAGCTGCCGGCGCTCAAGCTCGCCGACGGCACGGTGCTCACGCACTCGAAGGCCATCCTGGACTGGGTCGGGCGGCAGCCCTGA
- a CDS encoding CAP domain-containing protein: MAGRGRHLARASLAAAAAAAMSLALASGPASAQSPCRGADDIPTAGTLRAARAATLCLLNQQRAQHGLRPLRANRRLRISATRHSKDMVARHYFDHVSQDGSTFDQRIRRSGYIPRRGGWQIGENIAWGAGELASPSHTVEAWMGSPGHRRNILTRGFRDIGIGIAPGAPEDLPSDIAGATYTTDFGSRH; encoded by the coding sequence GTGGCCGGTAGGGGCCGCCACCTCGCCCGCGCGTCCCTGGCCGCCGCCGCTGCGGCGGCCATGTCGCTCGCGCTCGCGTCCGGTCCGGCCTCCGCCCAATCGCCGTGCCGGGGGGCCGACGACATCCCGACCGCCGGCACCCTGCGCGCCGCCCGCGCGGCCACGTTGTGCCTGCTCAACCAGCAGCGCGCCCAGCACGGGCTGCGTCCGCTGCGCGCCAACCGCCGGCTGCGGATCTCGGCGACCCGCCACTCGAAGGACATGGTGGCGCGGCACTACTTCGACCACGTCTCCCAGGACGGCTCGACGTTCGACCAGCGCATCCGGCGCTCCGGCTACATCCCCCGCCGTGGCGGCTGGCAGATCGGCGAGAACATCGCGTGGGGGGCGGGCGAACTCGCCTCGCCGTCCCACACGGTCGAGGCGTGGATGGGCTCGCCCGGCCACCGGCGCAACATCCTCACCCGCGGCTTCCGCGACATCGGCATCGGCATCGCCCCCGGCGCACCCGAGGACCTGCCGTCCGACATCGCCGGCGCGACCTACACGACCGACTTCGGGTCCCGTCATTAG
- a CDS encoding DUF1015 domain-containing protein, with amino-acid sequence MAEIQPLRALRYEPSVAGPLQDLIAPPYDVIDDEQRAELLARSPHNVVAVDLPQGDDPYAQAAATFERWREEGAVVEDEGPALWALRQDYTGPDGRALTRQGFLCRVRVTDYGPGLIRPHERTHPGPKEDRLRLTRATKANLSPIFSLYSDPEQAAWRALEPHTAAAPWGEATDDEGTVNRLWRVGDEAAIAAVAQALEGVELLIADGHHRYETARAYAQEIGGEGPHRYVLMCLVALQDPGLTVFPTHRLVAETTPAQQEALAATLREHFTIDRRDDLDPGVSGSPTQPLALGYIDAHFKQPFRLTLNDQATADAALAGFPEPYRHLDAAVLEALLLKGPLELTDDDISHLHRFGYARTAEQARELVESGVFDLAFILRPPPVEQVRAVAEAGVSMPPKSTYFFPKLPTGLVFNPLA; translated from the coding sequence ATGGCCGAGATCCAGCCGCTGCGCGCGCTGCGCTACGAGCCGTCCGTCGCCGGGCCGCTTCAGGACCTGATCGCTCCGCCGTACGACGTCATCGACGACGAGCAGCGCGCCGAGCTGCTCGCGCGCTCCCCCCACAACGTCGTCGCCGTCGATCTCCCCCAGGGCGACGACCCGTACGCGCAGGCCGCGGCGACCTTCGAGCGCTGGCGCGAGGAGGGCGCGGTCGTGGAGGACGAGGGCCCCGCGCTGTGGGCCCTGCGCCAGGACTACACCGGGCCCGACGGCCGCGCGCTGACCCGCCAGGGCTTCCTCTGCCGCGTCCGCGTCACCGACTACGGGCCCGGCCTGATCCGCCCGCACGAGCGCACGCACCCGGGCCCGAAGGAGGACCGCCTCCGGCTCACCCGCGCGACGAAGGCCAACCTCTCGCCGATCTTCAGCCTGTACTCCGACCCCGAGCAGGCCGCGTGGCGCGCACTCGAGCCGCACACCGCGGCCGCACCCTGGGGCGAGGCGACCGATGACGAGGGCACCGTCAACCGCCTCTGGCGGGTCGGCGACGAGGCGGCGATCGCGGCGGTCGCGCAGGCGCTGGAGGGCGTCGAGCTGCTCATCGCCGACGGCCACCATCGCTACGAGACCGCGCGCGCGTACGCGCAGGAGATCGGCGGCGAGGGTCCGCACCGCTACGTGCTCATGTGCCTCGTCGCGCTGCAGGACCCGGGCCTCACCGTCTTCCCCACCCATCGCCTCGTCGCCGAGACGACGCCCGCCCAGCAGGAGGCGCTCGCCGCCACGCTGCGCGAGCACTTCACGATCGACCGCCGCGACGATCTCGACCCCGGGGTATCCGGCTCACCCACCCAGCCGCTCGCCCTCGGCTACATCGACGCCCACTTCAAGCAGCCGTTCCGCCTGACCCTGAACGACCAGGCCACCGCCGACGCCGCCCTCGCCGGCTTCCCCGAGCCCTACCGGCACCTCGACGCCGCCGTGCTCGAGGCGCTGCTGCTCAAGGGCCCGCTCGAGCTGACCGACGACGACATCTCCCACCTGCACCGCTTCGGCTACGCGCGCACCGCCGAGCAGGCACGCGAGCTGGTCGAGAGCGGGGTCTTCGACCTCGCCTTCATCCTGCGCCCGCCGCCCGTCGAGCAGGTCCGCGCGGTGGCCGAGGCGGGCGTCTCCATGCCGCCCAAGAGCACCTACTTCTTCCCGAAGCTCCCGACCGGGCTGGTCTTCAACCCGCTGGCGTAG
- a CDS encoding OsmC family protein, which translates to MKATARRTDHFRHSVRVRDHHLTVDEPREMGGGDDGPSPQELLAASLASCTAVTMEMYANRKGWDIGDIEVACEYQPAERGTPTRFELVLRFPDTLPAEKVEKLRVIAAKCPVHRTLDGEVMFTERVETGSLAV; encoded by the coding sequence ATGAAGGCCACCGCTCGACGCACCGACCACTTCCGGCATTCCGTCCGGGTCCGTGATCACCACCTGACGGTCGACGAGCCGCGCGAGATGGGGGGCGGTGACGACGGCCCGAGCCCGCAGGAGCTCCTGGCCGCCTCGCTCGCATCGTGCACGGCCGTGACGATGGAGATGTACGCCAATCGCAAGGGCTGGGACATCGGCGACATCGAGGTCGCCTGCGAGTACCAGCCGGCCGAGCGTGGCACGCCGACCCGCTTCGAGCTGGTCCTGCGGTTCCCGGACACGCTGCCGGCGGAGAAGGTCGAGAAGCTGAGGGTCATCGCCGCCAAGTGCCCCGTGCACCGGACGCTCGACGGCGAGGTCATGTTCACCGAACGCGTCGAGACCGGCTCGCTCGCCGTCTGA
- a CDS encoding NUDIX hydrolase: MPRAPDARRRGHVHRTRRDRLARRLTALAHKLAEVLLDPADAAALDVHGRIDAAVLVPLYVQDGRLHAVFTKRGEDLRRHPGEISFPGGRQDDDESDLRLTALREAEEEIGLPREAVQLVGALQPTPTIATNYAVYPFVGLIDPGRQWTLSAREVAAVLELSLHDLRAGYQRKRLLRRGVPFRTDVYIVGDHLIWGATARMLSDLLERIHPLLDDEGAG, encoded by the coding sequence GTGCCCCGTGCACCGGACGCTCGACGGCGAGGTCATGTTCACCGAACGCGTCGAGACCGGCTCGCTCGCCGTCTGACCGCGCTCGCCCACAAGCTCGCGGAGGTCCTGCTCGACCCCGCCGACGCCGCGGCGCTCGACGTCCACGGGCGCATCGACGCCGCGGTGCTCGTCCCGCTCTACGTGCAGGACGGGCGGCTGCACGCGGTCTTCACCAAGCGCGGCGAGGACCTGCGCCGCCACCCGGGCGAGATCTCGTTCCCCGGCGGGCGCCAGGACGACGACGAGAGCGACCTGCGACTCACGGCTCTGCGCGAGGCCGAGGAGGAGATCGGGCTCCCGCGCGAGGCGGTCCAGCTCGTCGGCGCGCTGCAGCCGACCCCGACGATCGCGACGAACTACGCGGTCTATCCCTTCGTCGGGCTGATCGACCCGGGCCGGCAGTGGACGCTGTCGGCGCGTGAGGTGGCCGCGGTGCTCGAGCTCTCGCTGCACGACCTGCGCGCCGGCTACCAGCGCAAGCGGCTGCTGCGCCGCGGCGTGCCGTTTCGCACCGACGTCTACATCGTCGGCGACCACCTGATCTGGGGCGCGACCGCGCGGATGCTCTCGGACCTCCTGGAGCGCATCCATCCGCTCCTCGATGACGAGGGCGCAGGCTAG
- a CDS encoding Rossmann-fold NAD(P)-binding domain-containing protein, protein MARFLIVGGGCRALQLARSLAAEGHAPRMTTRNPARREAIEGAGGECVIADPDVVGSLRYALDNVTILMWLVGNVDQEPLHGSRWKMMLERTIDTTVRGVVYERGTDGGAQLTQQLAEYNGIPYSVIDAADPEWQASAQTAIDGLLRA, encoded by the coding sequence ATGGCTCGGTTCCTGATCGTCGGCGGCGGCTGCCGCGCGCTGCAGCTCGCCCGCTCCCTCGCGGCCGAGGGGCATGCGCCCCGGATGACGACCCGCAACCCGGCGCGGCGCGAGGCCATCGAGGGCGCCGGAGGCGAGTGCGTCATCGCCGACCCGGACGTCGTCGGCAGCCTGCGGTACGCGCTCGACAACGTGACGATCCTGATGTGGCTGGTCGGCAACGTCGACCAGGAGCCGCTGCACGGGTCGCGCTGGAAGATGATGCTCGAGCGCACGATCGACACGACGGTCCGCGGCGTCGTCTACGAGCGCGGCACCGACGGCGGGGCGCAGCTCACGCAGCAGCTGGCCGAGTACAACGGCATCCCGTACTCGGTCATCGACGCGGCCGATCCCGAGTGGCAGGCCTCTGCGCAGACCGCGATCGACGGCCTCCTACGGGCCTGA
- a CDS encoding NUDIX hydrolase: MPEFRFCPLCAAALRPVPAGPDSGRPSCPEGHFVHYENPAVTAFAFVRDEGGRYLTLRRAREPYAGSWDLPGGFVEPGETPADAIRREVREETGLDVGPERILGAFASQYGDDGRWTVDIGFECAVTGGRWRLDPESTDAAWHAVDELPRLAFAGERAGLLALRAGGARRGVKDRV, from the coding sequence GTGCCCGAGTTCCGCTTCTGCCCCCTCTGCGCCGCAGCGCTGCGGCCGGTGCCCGCCGGCCCCGATTCCGGCCGCCCCAGCTGCCCCGAGGGGCATTTCGTGCACTACGAGAACCCGGCGGTCACCGCGTTCGCGTTCGTCCGCGACGAGGGCGGGCGCTACCTCACGCTGCGGCGCGCGCGCGAGCCCTACGCGGGGTCGTGGGACCTGCCCGGCGGCTTCGTCGAGCCGGGCGAGACGCCGGCGGACGCGATCCGGCGAGAGGTGCGCGAGGAGACCGGCCTCGACGTGGGCCCCGAGCGGATTCTCGGCGCCTTCGCCTCGCAGTACGGCGACGACGGCCGCTGGACCGTCGACATCGGCTTCGAGTGCGCGGTGACCGGCGGCCGCTGGCGGCTCGACCCCGAGAGCACGGACGCCGCGTGGCACGCGGTGGACGAGCTGCCGCGTCTCGCGTTCGCCGGCGAGCGGGCGGGGCTGCTGGCGCTACGCGCCGGCGGCGCTCGCCGCGGCGTGAAGGACCGCGTGTGA
- a CDS encoding 3-hydroxyacyl-CoA dehydrogenase family protein, with translation MIVGICGAGTMGAGIAQLACQAGARTLLYDPDPAALERGVERIAKRLKGGAPASLLEAAGSLELFADCDVVIEAAPERLEIKHDLFTRVAAIVRDDCVLATNTSSIPVTAVAAGVPGPERVVGMHFFNPPPLMRLVEVVAGEQSGEPAVARAAELGTAMDRRVIRAADVTGFLVNRCNRPFNLEALGALTERMADVETIDRILRLGGGFRMGPFELMDLVGIDVGFEVSRSFHEQSFGEPRWRPSPFMARMVASGNHGRKTGRGWYDHTDGPYKPADPPVPGAEAGGLVVISGDVAIAHELRLLGDDAGWDVRVPEDVNGEVPDLILDCGANEEEPLQGGPQALLLTEGSLAMLDGGGGSVGFHALPPLAPGALVELTRGRDSTDLAVSATERFLHSCGLHTAWVGDAPGLVLGRVVCQLVNEAAFALEQGVASAEEIDDGMVLGLNHPHGPLTWGDLIGLDHVLAVLDALAAEHSPERYRAAPLLRRLVAEGRTGLLAGEGFHRHE, from the coding sequence GTGATCGTCGGCATCTGCGGAGCGGGAACGATGGGCGCCGGCATCGCGCAGCTCGCCTGCCAGGCGGGCGCGCGGACGCTGCTCTACGACCCGGACCCGGCGGCGCTCGAGCGCGGCGTCGAGCGGATCGCGAAGCGGCTGAAGGGCGGCGCTCCGGCGAGCCTGCTGGAGGCCGCGGGGTCGCTCGAGCTGTTCGCCGACTGCGACGTCGTCATCGAGGCCGCCCCCGAGCGCCTCGAAATCAAGCACGACCTGTTCACCCGCGTCGCCGCGATCGTCCGCGACGACTGCGTGCTGGCCACGAACACCTCGTCGATCCCGGTGACCGCGGTGGCGGCCGGAGTGCCGGGGCCCGAGCGGGTCGTCGGCATGCACTTCTTCAACCCGCCGCCGCTGATGCGGCTCGTCGAGGTCGTCGCCGGCGAGCAGAGCGGCGAGCCCGCGGTCGCCCGCGCGGCCGAGCTCGGCACGGCGATGGACCGGCGCGTCATCCGCGCCGCCGACGTCACCGGCTTCCTCGTCAACCGCTGCAACCGCCCGTTCAACCTCGAGGCCCTCGGCGCGCTGACCGAGCGCATGGCCGACGTCGAGACGATCGACCGCATCCTCCGGCTCGGCGGCGGCTTCCGGATGGGGCCGTTCGAGCTGATGGACCTCGTCGGCATCGACGTCGGCTTCGAGGTGTCGCGCTCCTTCCACGAGCAGAGCTTCGGCGAGCCGCGCTGGCGGCCGAGCCCGTTCATGGCCCGGATGGTCGCCTCGGGCAACCACGGCCGCAAGACCGGCCGCGGCTGGTACGACCACACCGACGGCCCGTACAAGCCGGCCGACCCGCCGGTGCCGGGGGCGGAGGCGGGCGGCCTCGTCGTCATCAGCGGCGACGTCGCGATCGCCCACGAGCTGCGCCTCCTCGGCGACGACGCGGGCTGGGACGTGCGGGTGCCCGAGGACGTCAACGGCGAGGTGCCGGACCTGATCCTCGACTGCGGCGCGAACGAGGAGGAGCCGCTGCAGGGCGGCCCGCAGGCGCTGCTGCTGACCGAGGGCTCGCTGGCGATGCTCGACGGCGGCGGCGGGTCGGTCGGCTTTCACGCGCTGCCGCCGCTGGCCCCCGGAGCACTCGTCGAGCTGACCCGCGGCCGCGACTCCACGGATCTCGCCGTGAGCGCGACCGAGCGCTTCCTGCATTCGTGCGGGCTGCACACCGCGTGGGTCGGCGACGCCCCCGGCCTCGTGCTCGGACGGGTCGTGTGCCAGCTCGTCAACGAGGCGGCGTTCGCGCTCGAGCAGGGCGTCGCGAGCGCCGAGGAGATCGACGACGGCATGGTGCTCGGCCTCAACCACCCGCACGGGCCGCTGACGTGGGGCGACCTCATCGGCCTCGACCACGTGCTCGCGGTGCTCGACGCCCTCGCCGCCGAGCACAGCCCGGAGCGCTACCGCGCCGCGCCGCTGCTGCGCCGGCTGGTCGCCGAGGGGCGCACGGGTCTGCTGGCCGGCGAGGGCTTCCACCGGCACGAGTAG
- a CDS encoding RNA polymerase sigma factor — protein sequence MTPFQQVLDAHRDLVWRVCVAAAGRNDADDCFQETWLAALRAYPRLDDGANVRAWLVTIAQRKAIDAHRGRARRPVAAGELPDAPAPARPESDDGLWDAVRALPPGQRAAITLRYAGDLRPREVAQALGISDEAARRRIADGLKSLRLEVQPT from the coding sequence ATGACCCCGTTCCAACAGGTCCTCGACGCCCACCGCGACCTGGTGTGGCGCGTGTGCGTGGCCGCGGCCGGGCGCAACGACGCCGATGACTGCTTCCAGGAGACGTGGCTGGCCGCGCTGCGGGCGTACCCGCGCCTCGACGACGGCGCCAACGTGCGCGCCTGGCTGGTGACGATCGCCCAGCGCAAGGCGATCGACGCCCACCGCGGCCGGGCCCGCCGGCCCGTCGCCGCGGGCGAGCTGCCCGACGCGCCGGCTCCCGCGCGTCCCGAGTCCGACGACGGGCTCTGGGACGCCGTGCGCGCTCTGCCGCCCGGCCAGCGCGCCGCGATCACCCTGCGCTACGCCGGCGACCTGCGCCCCCGCGAGGTGGCGCAGGCGCTCGGCATCTCCGACGAGGCCGCCCGCCGCCGCATCGCCGACGGCCTCAAGTCCCTGCGCCTGGAGGTGCAGCCCACATGA
- a CDS encoding methylated-DNA--[protein]-cysteine S-methyltransferase, with protein MTPLTPPSGSPPPELLDRLVARAAQEGLLDVAYTTVDSPLGPLVAAATPRGLATLSYSEFRGGIDAVLEDLAQRLSPRILEAPARLDAVRRELDEYFAGRRRSFDIPVDLVLTRGFGRRILEATAAIPFGETRSYREVAAGAGNVKATRAAGNALGHNPVPIVVPCHRVLRTGGSLGGYTGGLEKKETLLRLEGVLL; from the coding sequence ATGACCCCGCTCACGCCCCCGTCCGGTTCCCCGCCCCCCGAGCTGCTCGACCGCCTCGTGGCCCGCGCCGCGCAGGAGGGCCTGCTCGACGTCGCCTACACCACCGTCGACTCGCCCCTCGGCCCGCTCGTCGCCGCGGCCACCCCGCGCGGCCTCGCGACGCTGTCCTACAGCGAGTTCCGCGGCGGCATCGACGCCGTCCTCGAGGATCTCGCGCAACGGCTGTCGCCGCGGATCCTGGAGGCTCCGGCCCGCCTCGACGCCGTGCGCCGTGAGCTCGACGAGTACTTCGCGGGCCGCCGCCGCAGCTTCGACATCCCCGTCGACCTCGTCCTCACCCGCGGGTTCGGCCGCCGGATCCTCGAGGCGACCGCCGCGATCCCGTTCGGCGAGACGCGCTCCTACCGCGAGGTGGCGGCCGGCGCCGGCAACGTGAAGGCGACCCGCGCGGCCGGCAACGCGCTCGGCCACAACCCCGTGCCCATCGTCGTGCCGTGCCATCGCGTCCTGCGGACGGGCGGCTCGCTCGGCGGCTACACCGGCGGCCTGGAGAAGAAGGAGACGCTGCTGCGGCTGGAGGGCGTGCTGCTCTAG
- a CDS encoding DUF3891 family protein produces the protein MLLRRDGDSVIAIGQASHAWVSGQMARAWHPRLEPYEEICLAAEQHDVGMAMWDLAPALNPRTGLPQSFVEMDLGVHLGLWHAAPARLLSQSRYAALLVSLHGSKLYSLRDLAAMPVVEAEQIRDYLGTQRVFQHQLAGELGIGPELLHELQELMFTLDGLSLAVLAPWDPFEIGGITVRGLTLDPWPFEPAELTVRCEGRRLHGTFDDEQQLHVALDEAERVDLELVLRPR, from the coding sequence ATGCTGCTGCGCAGGGACGGCGACTCCGTGATCGCGATCGGGCAGGCCTCGCACGCCTGGGTCTCGGGCCAGATGGCGCGGGCCTGGCACCCGCGCCTGGAGCCGTACGAGGAGATCTGCCTCGCCGCCGAGCAGCACGACGTCGGGATGGCGATGTGGGACCTGGCGCCCGCCCTCAACCCGAGGACGGGGCTGCCGCAGTCGTTCGTGGAGATGGACCTCGGCGTCCATCTCGGCCTCTGGCACGCGGCGCCGGCCCGGCTGCTGAGCCAGAGCCGGTACGCCGCCCTGCTGGTGTCGCTGCACGGCTCGAAGCTGTACAGCCTGCGCGACCTCGCCGCGATGCCCGTGGTCGAGGCGGAGCAGATCCGCGACTACCTCGGCACGCAGCGGGTCTTCCAGCACCAGCTCGCGGGCGAGCTCGGTATCGGGCCCGAGCTCCTGCACGAGCTGCAGGAGCTCATGTTCACGCTCGACGGCCTGTCGCTCGCGGTGCTGGCGCCGTGGGACCCGTTCGAGATCGGCGGGATCACCGTGCGCGGCCTGACGCTCGACCCGTGGCCGTTCGAGCCCGCCGAGCTGACGGTCCGCTGCGAGGGCCGGCGGCTGCACGGGACGTTCGACGACGAGCAGCAGCTGCACGTGGCGCTCGACGAGGCCGAGCGCGTCGACCTCGAGCTCGTCCTGCGCCCGAGATGA
- a CDS encoding acetoacetate decarboxylase family protein has protein sequence MSSPAASSDLAALPLGLEGRQVRERGTLPELLAGQGGTDDIVDPALFGRLEGRPVLEVGGLGDGQDPVRLPIAVTSACTLGATFSIPLEQAWALLPATERLVPVRVTPRRAAITFYGTSVRRGGLGPYHELGVALPVLLDAERVPAPLPPALWRDPALGMYCAEMPVDSERSAIVGALLAGLPRVVGDTSVDISAKGGTARLSMDGRTMATIDVELSRWPRVRRHDLSHQIYSLLEGRIVRTRSSMVGEGYRGRRGAATVSLGDHRRAQRLARLELSRRPLEVSVLRRVNRILWAPEDIGPI, from the coding sequence ATGTCGAGCCCCGCCGCCTCCTCCGACCTCGCCGCCCTGCCCCTGGGGCTCGAGGGTCGCCAGGTCCGGGAGCGCGGGACGCTGCCCGAGCTGCTGGCGGGCCAGGGGGGCACTGACGACATCGTCGATCCCGCTCTGTTCGGCCGGCTCGAGGGCCGCCCCGTGCTGGAGGTCGGCGGGCTGGGGGACGGCCAGGACCCGGTCCGCCTGCCGATCGCGGTGACCAGCGCCTGCACGCTCGGGGCGACGTTCTCGATCCCGCTCGAGCAGGCCTGGGCGCTCCTGCCGGCGACCGAGCGGCTCGTGCCGGTCCGCGTCACGCCGCGCCGCGCCGCGATCACCTTCTACGGGACGTCCGTCCGGCGCGGCGGGCTCGGCCCGTACCACGAGCTCGGGGTCGCGCTGCCGGTGCTGCTGGATGCCGAGCGTGTCCCGGCGCCGCTGCCTCCGGCGCTGTGGCGCGACCCGGCGCTCGGCATGTACTGCGCCGAGATGCCGGTCGACAGCGAACGCAGCGCGATCGTGGGGGCGCTGCTCGCCGGGCTGCCCCGGGTCGTCGGCGACACGTCGGTCGACATCAGCGCCAAGGGCGGGACGGCCCGCCTGAGCATGGACGGCCGGACCATGGCGACGATCGACGTCGAGCTGTCGCGGTGGCCGCGCGTGCGCCGCCACGACCTGTCCCACCAGATCTACTCGCTGCTCGAGGGCCGCATCGTGCGTACCCGCTCGTCGATGGTCGGCGAGGGCTACCGCGGCCGGCGCGGGGCGGCGACGGTGAGCCTCGGCGACCATCGCCGCGCCCAGCGGCTCGCCCGCCTCGAGCTCAGCCGCCGGCCGCTCGAGGTCAGCGTCCTGCGCCGGGTGAACCGGATCCTCTGGGCGCCGGAGGACATCGGCCCGATCTGA